A part of Gambusia affinis linkage group LG19, SWU_Gaff_1.0, whole genome shotgun sequence genomic DNA contains:
- the atad5a gene encoding ATPase family AAA domain-containing protein 5 isoform X1 produces MAGVVAMASGIEDFDTQPCKKSRKDVKQITNYFSPVPKPVEKPFSPPRSNNIRDYFSRKTPSSKEKSSPPQDIKENSQKPQPEEKHIREEVGKKSSEKRGRKTSRAVKKLVPTEDVGATDDCLIVEETQESKNSTSDAAISHGTLGSDTAALLLKISAETCESEICKTASDEKTERDSPQQRDGKCENTDDIEPKQNTTGLSPRFEVKQVKKAARKPTKRQQKESKHPEPEEKEPDRSLCDASMNVSLGETSELNSSTVTISFEDFVRSQTQSIIEDPGEEHDGKSKETAEELNCEQLDVPKAEESVGPVQVSPRTLTIQAEVHAVSPKQETIRAVGKFASIFTRRKGAGSPAEPAASPPADEGLQLPSPSSTSKRRSNVVLQEEDLELAVIESESTPKCSEVERKQFMAAFKQPSLDGSKTKLVKNQSKQKQPEEKAVEAAEDGEVSVPSAEPAHQESKTFKKKSGKKGRNKANDKQEEIHTSPAVKETEVIIVEAEDNKEEPPITSTPTLPALRRSRREIVVRKSPAKTPTSPVRKTRRQSESKKTLNAASPQISPVKMSTPKTRRSRHGVFVAQMVCPPDANESPIRIRLSRIQKTVPASKTESGNDLTTSSNKILNESKKRQQAKKLVEKAKMIQQSKKTTEKEILRRSSRNKTSVKKTYCEDEDSVVCIEDLTNTSQSAPGKTKTQKALRSLNEVLGKAAPSGKATPGSKVTSFGQDKPARKASAVISIFDESSREGSDNSQDDEQFRARREFLKSGLPESFRKQIAKTAATKEAYSASSSSFQPVSHTTQSPIDCSLWNLPWPESSLLGHLKDVWSHKPNPLLSISGSLCVKTEPACRNAYEKASVWRPEISESDRQLLMTEFCSKNPHFPAQTVFTRLQKRRADHQLQLAASEPETVAIEDSCVLLCDEAVGGKRKRKEDEREDNVKVAKKLKSNHSEDVSPAEQKPPRRGGRNRRGQRSRMKEEEDEMKEKTNPKLTSAPIPSEEDSVVVDDLTLEADSKSKESVQEELLWTDKYQPQLSADIIDNTAAVKRLYSWLKDWKLRADRDERKNQKDKKTEEGSYDSEWDCGDEDCQDAEDTLCNTLLITGPTGVGKTAAVYACAQELGFKVFEVNASSQRSGRLILSQLKEATQSHQVDNQGVNAHKPAYFNSYGLSSSTGSVRPGSSPRKVSSPRKVVSSPRKNPQSPRGAKKGCLAPTSLAKFFKMGQPANKEPQKPEHTAPSKKVIKANESSDKTKSPATSSPKQKSSEEQSKKTATSLILFEEVDVIFDDDSGFLAAIKTFMSTTKRPVILTTSDPAFSAMFDGSFEEIQFKTPSVVNVGSYLQLLCLAEDTRTHLSDISSLLKLNGCDVRQSLLQLQFWARSAGRRPSMRPLAQTGRNGKEIELKPEAAAKSVTVTSSPRPCEAGCTESKLGLLNIEPDGDIWELLKSQSLMKTAVGLELLAGSRRRGVDLLYSNMEKLLPLPLTQLPTSKLYKPKHCLPESQDLRSVSPKQQLSSSSLQSDTLPPGVGLLLAAESADLSDSCSPVKVSSRMKKNKKQHHLPTRDGLNSDSDSEDGFPSLSKRQNDPHTEKIKERVVSKRVKRKPLTAEEQIKTVPVSQCLQSVVDFWDSMSYMDSYLCFHPDGLNSYRRSSFSAVIKDGMTDESRVENGRESWTTGSCVVEIQAAVEALSFHKCQASVADAWDKVQQLEGDLRKEAAEELTLPVASHREDYSFTQDGLSHPQLVLQRTEVMENLFDKVFGTLGNRQAAALDYLPTIRTICRSEQLKEQGKVKRRFLHYLDAIHLGLEKSTQQFLAEDFP; encoded by the exons ATGGCTGGTGTTGTGGCTATGGCTTCTGGCATTGAGGACTTTGACACTCAG CCTTGCAAGAAATCTCGCAAAGATGTCAAGCAGATCACAAACTATTTCTCGCCTGTTCCCAAACCTGTGGAGAAACCCTTCTCTCCTCCTCGCTCCAATAACATCAGGGACTACTTTAGTCGAAAGACTCCTTCTTCTAAAGAAAAGTCAAGTCCACCACAAGACATCaaagaaaacagtcaaaaacctCAACCTGAAGAGAAACACATCAGAGAAGAAGTGGGGAAAAAGTCGTCTGAGAAACGGGGCAGAAAGACCAGCAGGGCTGTGAAGAAACTTGTGCCGACTGAAGATGTTGGTGCCACCGATGACTGCCTGATTGTTGAAGAAACACAGGAAAGCAAAAACTCTACATCAGATGCAGCTATCAGCCATGGGACCCTTGGAAGCGACACGGCAGCTTTGTTGTTAAAGATCAGTGCAGAGACATGTGAATCAGAAATCTGCAAAACCGCCAGTGATGAGAAGACTGAAAGAGATTCCCCTCAACAGAGAGATGGCAAATGTGAAAATACTGATGATATAGAGCCAAAGCAGAACACAACAGGATTATCTCCAAGATTTGAAGTAAAACAGGTTAAAAAGGCAGCAAGAAAACCTACGAAGAGGCAGCAAAAAGAGTCAAAGCATCCAGAGCCAGAGGAGAAGGAACCAGATAGATCACTTTGTGATGCTAGTATGAACGTCAGCTTGGGTGAAACCTCTGAGCTGAACAGCAGCACTGTTACCATCTCCTTTGAGGATTTTGTGCGGAGTCAGACTCAAAGCATAATAGAAGACCCAGGCGAAGAACATGATggtaaaagcaaagaaacagcagaggaaTTAAATTGCGAGCAACTGGATGTCCCCAAGGCTGAGGAAAGTGTCGGCCCAGTCCAAGTCTCACCCCGGACTCTCACCATTCAGGCCGAGGTGCATGCTGTTTCACCCAAACAGGAAACCATAAGAGCTGTGGGAAAGTTTGCTTCAATCTTCACCAGGAGAAAAGGAGCTGGTAGTCCAGCAGAAcctgctgcttctcctccggCAGACGAGGGACTCCAgcttccttctccttcttcaaCCAGCAAACGGAGGTCCAACGTTGTTCTTCAAGAGGAGGATCTGGAGCTGGCTGTGATTGAGAGCGAATCAACTCCAAAGTGCAGTGAAGTCGAAAGGAAGCAGTTTATGGCTGCTTTTAAGCAGCCCAGTCTGGATGGGTCCAAGACTAAACTGGTtaaaaaccaaagcaaacagaagCAACCTGAGGAGAAGGCCGTGGAGGCAGCTGAGGACGGAGAAGTTTCAGTTCCTTCTGCAGAGCCAGCCCATCAGGAgagcaaaacattcaaaaagaaaagtgggaaaaagggaagaaataaaGCTAACGATAAGCAGGAGGAGATCCACACATCACCTGCTGTAAAAGAAACCGAGGTCATAATAGTAGAAGCAGAAGATAACAAAGAAGAACCTCCCATCACCTCAACTCCTACACTTCCAGCTCTGAGGAGGTCCAGACGAGAGATTGTGGTTAGAAAATCACCTGCAAAAACCCCAACAAGTCCTGTGAGGAAAACCAGGAGACAGAGCGAGTCCAAGAAGACTTTAAATGCTGCTTCACCTCAGATCAGCCCTGTGAAGATGTCCACACCGAAGACCCGTAGGTCCAGACATGGTGTCTTTGTAGCACAGATGGTGTGTCCGCCAGATGCAAATGAAAGTCCAATCAG aattAGACTAAGTAGAATTCAAAAAACGGTTCCGGCATCTAAGACTGAAAGTGGAAACGACTTAACCACTTCTTCAAATAAA ATACTAAATGAGTCCAAGAAAAGACAGCAAGCAAAGAAATTGGTGGAGAAAGCTAAAATGATTCAGCAAAGcaagaaaaccacagagaaggAAATATTGAGGCGATCATCTCGAAATAAAACCTCCGTCAAGAAGACCTACTGTGAAGACGAG GATTCTGTTGTCTGCATCGAAGATTTGACCAATACTTCCCAGAGTGCACCAGGAAAGACTAAAACCCAGAAGGCCTTGCGTAGCCTTAATGAAGTTCTTGGCAAAGCCGCACCATCTGGCAAAGCTACCCCAG GCTCTAAAGTCACCTCGTTTGGCCAAGACAAGCCGGCCCGGAAGGCGTCGGCAGTGATTTCCATCTTTGATGAGAGCAGTCGTGAAGGATCTGACAACTCTCAGGACGACGAGCAGTTCAGGGCGCGCAGGGAGTTCTTAAAGAGCGGTCTGCCAGAGTCTTTTAGGAAACAGATAGCAAAGACTGCTGCCACCAAGGAGGCCTACTctgcctcctcttcatcctttCAGCCGGTCTCACACACAACACAATCACCTATCG ATTGTTCTCTGTGGAATCTGCCATGGCCTGAATCCTCACTATTGGGTCATTTAAAGGACGTTTGGAGCCACAAACCAAACCCACTTCTGTCTATTAGTGGATCTCTGTGTGTAAAGACAGAACCAGCCTGTAGAAATGCTTATGAAAAG gcGTCGGTCTGGAGACCTGAAATCTCTGAAAGTGATCGTCAGCTTCTGATGACGGAGTTCTGCTCCAAAAACCCTCACTTTCCGGCGCAGACGGTTTTCACTCGCCTCCAAAAACGACGAGCCGACCATCAGCTGCAGTTAGCAGCTTCAG AGCCAGAAACTGTTGCCATCGAAGACTCCTGTGTTTTGCTGTGTGATGAAGCTGttggaggaaagaggaagaggaaagaagaTGAGAGGGAGGATAATGTGAAGGTGGCTAAGAAACTGAAGTCCAACCATTCAGAGGACGTCTCCCCAGCTGAGCAGAAGCCTCCTAGAAGGGGAGGCCGAAACAGACGAGGTCAGAGATCCAGaatgaaggaggaagaggacgagaTGAAGGAGAAAACTAATCCTAAACTGACCTCAGCTCCCATCCCCTCTGAAGAGGATTCTGTTGTAGTGGACGACTTAACTTTGGAAGCAGACTCTAAAAGCAAAG AATCAGTGCAGGAGGAATTGCTGTGGACTGATAAATACCAGCCACAACTCTCTGCTGACATCATAGACAACACCGCAGCAGTGAAGAGGCTTTACAG TTGGCTTAAAGATTGGAAACTTCGTGCCGACAGAGATGAGAGAAAAAATCAAAAGgataagaaaacagaagaggGCAGCTATG ATTCAGAATGGGACTGTGGAGACGAGGACTGCCAGGATGCAGAGGACACTCTATGTAACACGCTGCTCATCACTGGACCCACTGGAGTTGGAAAAACTGCTGCGGTTTACGCTTGCGCCCAAGAGCTGGGCTTCAAG GTGTTTGAAGTGAACGCTTCATCTCAGCGAAGCGGCCGTCTAATTCTGTCCCAGCTGAAGGAGGCGACTCAGTCCCACCAGGTGGACAATCAGGGGGTCAATGCCCACAAACCCGCCTACTTCAACAGCTACGGACTGAGCAGCAGCACCGGCTCTGTTAGGCCTGGTTCTTCTCCAA GAAAGGTTAGCTCTCCTCGCAAGGTGGTTTCATCTCCGAGGAAAAATCCTCAGTCACCAAGAGGAGCTAAAAAAGGATGCCTGGCTCCAACTTCTTTAGCCAAGTTCTTTAAAATGGGGCAACCAGCCAACAAAGAGCCACAAAAACCTGAACACACTG CGCCTTCCAAGAAAGTGATAAAAGCCAATGAGAGTAGTGATAAAACCAAATCTCCGGCCACCAGCAGCCCTAAGCAGAAGAGCAGTGAGGAACAGAGCAAGAAGACAGCCACATCGCTCATCCTGTTTGAAGAAGTTGATGTTATTTTTGATGATGACTCAGGATTTCTTGCTGCTATCAAGACGTTCATGAGCACTACCAAGAGGCCAGTCATCCTCACCACCAGCG ATCCAGCTTTCAGTGCGATGTTTGACGGAAGCTTTGAAGAGATTCAGTTTAAAACCCCTTCAGTG gtGAATGTGGGCAGCTACCTGCAGCTCCTTTGTTTAGCTGAGGACACGAGGACTCATCTGTCAGACATCAGCTCTCTGCTGAAGCTCAATGGCTGTGACGTCAGGCAGAGCTTACTGCAGCTTCAGTTCTGGGCCCGGAGCGCAGGGCGGCGTCCGTCAATGAGGCCGCTGGCTCAAACTGGCCGAAATGGTAAAG AAATCGAACTGAAACCAGAAGCAGCTGCTAAATCTGTGACCGTCACATCCAGCCCCCGTCCCTGTGAGGCCGGCTGCACTGAGAGCAAGCTGGGCCTGCTGAATATTGAGCCTGACGGAGACATCTGGGAGCTGCTCAAG AGCCAGAGTTTGATGAAGACGGCAGTTGGCTTGGAGCTTCTTGCAGGCAGCCGGCGGCGAGGAGTTGATCTGCTTTATTCCAACATGGAGAAACTCTTACCTCTACCTCTGACACAGCTACCTACCTCTAAGCTCTATAAACCTAAACACTGTCTTCCTGAATCACAAGACCTTCGATCTGTGAGTCCAAAGCAGCAGCTATCATCTTCATCCCTGCAGTCGGACACGCTGCCTCCCGGTGTCGGCTTATTGCTCGCTGCAGAGTCAGCTGATTTGTCAGACAGCTGCAGCCCAGTCAAAGTGTccagcagaatgaagaagaatAAGAAACAACACCACCTGCCCACCAGAGACGGGTTGAACTCTGATTCAGACTCAGAAGATGGATTTCCGTCTCTCTCCAAGAGGCAGAATGATCCTCACACAGAAAAAATCAAAGAGAGAGTTGTTTCTAAAAGGGTGAAACGGAAGCCGCTGACTGCAGAGgagcaaataaaaactgttccAGTCTCTCAGTGTCTTCAATCTGTAGTCGACTTCTGGGATAGCATGTCCTATATGGACTCATACCTTTGTTTTCACCCTGATGGGCTGAACAGTTACAGAAGATCATCGTTTAGTGCCGTCATTAAAGACGGAATGACTGATGAGTCGAGAGTTGAAAACGGGAGAGAAAGCTGGACCACAGGAAGTTGTGTTGTAGAGATCCAGGCTGCTGTGGAGGCTCTGAGCTTCCACAAGTGTCAGGCCTCAGTAGCTGATGCCTGGGATAAAGTGCAGCAGCTAGAGGGAGATCTGAGGAAAGAGGCTGCAGAGGAGCTCACTCTTCCAGTGGCTTCGCATCGAGAAGATTACAGCTTCACTCAGGATGGACTCAGCCATCCACA GTTAGTGCTGCAGAGAACAGAAGTGATGGAAAATCTGTTCGATAAAGTCTTTGGCACTCTTGGCAACAGACAAGCAGCTGCTTTGGATTATTTGCCCACCATCCGCACCATCTGCAGGTCAGAGCAGCTGAAGGAGCAAGGAAAAGTTAAGAGAAG GTTTCTTCACTATCTTGATGCAATCCACTTGGGTCTCGAGAAAAGCACACAACAGTTTCTTGCTGAAGACTTCCCCTAA
- the atad5a gene encoding ATPase family AAA domain-containing protein 5 isoform X2, with product MAGVVAMASGIEDFDTQPCKKSRKDVKQITNYFSPVPKPVEKPFSPPRSNNIRDYFSRKTPSSKEKSSPPQDIKENSQKPQPEEKHIREEVGKKSSEKRGRKTSRAVKKLVPTEDVGATDDCLIVEETQESKNSTSDAAISHGTLGSDTAALLLKISAETCESEICKTASDEKTERDSPQQRDGKCENTDDIEPKQNTTGLSPRFEVKQVKKAARKPTKRQQKESKHPEPEEKEPDRSLCDASMNVSLGETSELNSSTVTISFEDFVRSQTQSIIEDPGEEHDGKSKETAEELNCEQLDVPKAEESVGPVQVSPRTLTIQAEVHAVSPKQETIRAVGKFASIFTRRKGAGSPAEPAASPPADEGLQLPSPSSTSKRRSNVVLQEEDLELAVIESESTPKCSEVERKQFMAAFKQPSLDGSKTKLVKNQSKQKQPEEKAVEAAEDGEVSVPSAEPAHQESKTFKKKSGKKGRNKANDKQEEIHTSPAVKETEVIIVEAEDNKEEPPITSTPTLPALRRSRREIVVRKSPAKTPTSPVRKTRRQSESKKTLNAASPQISPVKMSTPKTRRSRHGVFVAQMVCPPDANESPIRIRLSRIQKTVPASKTESGNDLTTSSNKILNESKKRQQAKKLVEKAKMIQQSKKTTEKEILRRSSRNKTSVKKTYCEDEDSVVCIEDLTNTSQSAPGKTKTQKALRSLNEVLGKAAPSGKATPGSKVTSFGQDKPARKASAVISIFDESSREGSDNSQDDEQFRARREFLKSGLPESFRKQIAKTAATKEAYSASSSSFQPVSHTTQSPIDCSLWNLPWPESSLLGHLKDVWSHKPNPLLSISGSLCVKTEPACRNAYEKASVWRPEISESDRQLLMTEFCSKNPHFPAQTVFTRLQKRRADHQLQLAASEPETVAIEDSCVLLCDEAVGGKRKRKEDEREDNVKVAKKLKSNHSEDVSPAEQKPPRRGGRNRRGQRSRMKEEEDEMKEKTNPKLTSAPIPSEEDSVVVDDLTLEADSKSKESVQEELLWTDKYQPQLSADIIDNTAAVKRLYSWLKDWKLRADRDERKNQKDKKTEEGSYDSEWDCGDEDCQDAEDTLCNTLLITGPTGVGKTAAVYACAQELGFKVFEVNASSQRSGRLILSQLKEATQSHQVDNQGVNAHKPAYFNSYGLSSSTGSVRPGSSPRKVSSPRKVVSSPRKNPQSPRGAKKGCLAPTSLAKFFKMGQPANKEPQKPEHTAPSKKVIKANESSDKTKSPATSSPKQKSSEEQSKKTATSLILFEEVDVIFDDDSGFLAAIKTFMSTTKRPVILTTSDPAFSAMFDGSFEEIQFKTPSVVNVGSYLQLLCLAEDTRTHLSDISSLLKLNGCDVRQSLLQLQFWARSAGRRPSMRPLAQTGRNEIELKPEAAAKSVTVTSSPRPCEAGCTESKLGLLNIEPDGDIWELLKSQSLMKTAVGLELLAGSRRRGVDLLYSNMEKLLPLPLTQLPTSKLYKPKHCLPESQDLRSVSPKQQLSSSSLQSDTLPPGVGLLLAAESADLSDSCSPVKVSSRMKKNKKQHHLPTRDGLNSDSDSEDGFPSLSKRQNDPHTEKIKERVVSKRVKRKPLTAEEQIKTVPVSQCLQSVVDFWDSMSYMDSYLCFHPDGLNSYRRSSFSAVIKDGMTDESRVENGRESWTTGSCVVEIQAAVEALSFHKCQASVADAWDKVQQLEGDLRKEAAEELTLPVASHREDYSFTQDGLSHPQLVLQRTEVMENLFDKVFGTLGNRQAAALDYLPTIRTICRSEQLKEQGKVKRRFLHYLDAIHLGLEKSTQQFLAEDFP from the exons ATGGCTGGTGTTGTGGCTATGGCTTCTGGCATTGAGGACTTTGACACTCAG CCTTGCAAGAAATCTCGCAAAGATGTCAAGCAGATCACAAACTATTTCTCGCCTGTTCCCAAACCTGTGGAGAAACCCTTCTCTCCTCCTCGCTCCAATAACATCAGGGACTACTTTAGTCGAAAGACTCCTTCTTCTAAAGAAAAGTCAAGTCCACCACAAGACATCaaagaaaacagtcaaaaacctCAACCTGAAGAGAAACACATCAGAGAAGAAGTGGGGAAAAAGTCGTCTGAGAAACGGGGCAGAAAGACCAGCAGGGCTGTGAAGAAACTTGTGCCGACTGAAGATGTTGGTGCCACCGATGACTGCCTGATTGTTGAAGAAACACAGGAAAGCAAAAACTCTACATCAGATGCAGCTATCAGCCATGGGACCCTTGGAAGCGACACGGCAGCTTTGTTGTTAAAGATCAGTGCAGAGACATGTGAATCAGAAATCTGCAAAACCGCCAGTGATGAGAAGACTGAAAGAGATTCCCCTCAACAGAGAGATGGCAAATGTGAAAATACTGATGATATAGAGCCAAAGCAGAACACAACAGGATTATCTCCAAGATTTGAAGTAAAACAGGTTAAAAAGGCAGCAAGAAAACCTACGAAGAGGCAGCAAAAAGAGTCAAAGCATCCAGAGCCAGAGGAGAAGGAACCAGATAGATCACTTTGTGATGCTAGTATGAACGTCAGCTTGGGTGAAACCTCTGAGCTGAACAGCAGCACTGTTACCATCTCCTTTGAGGATTTTGTGCGGAGTCAGACTCAAAGCATAATAGAAGACCCAGGCGAAGAACATGATggtaaaagcaaagaaacagcagaggaaTTAAATTGCGAGCAACTGGATGTCCCCAAGGCTGAGGAAAGTGTCGGCCCAGTCCAAGTCTCACCCCGGACTCTCACCATTCAGGCCGAGGTGCATGCTGTTTCACCCAAACAGGAAACCATAAGAGCTGTGGGAAAGTTTGCTTCAATCTTCACCAGGAGAAAAGGAGCTGGTAGTCCAGCAGAAcctgctgcttctcctccggCAGACGAGGGACTCCAgcttccttctccttcttcaaCCAGCAAACGGAGGTCCAACGTTGTTCTTCAAGAGGAGGATCTGGAGCTGGCTGTGATTGAGAGCGAATCAACTCCAAAGTGCAGTGAAGTCGAAAGGAAGCAGTTTATGGCTGCTTTTAAGCAGCCCAGTCTGGATGGGTCCAAGACTAAACTGGTtaaaaaccaaagcaaacagaagCAACCTGAGGAGAAGGCCGTGGAGGCAGCTGAGGACGGAGAAGTTTCAGTTCCTTCTGCAGAGCCAGCCCATCAGGAgagcaaaacattcaaaaagaaaagtgggaaaaagggaagaaataaaGCTAACGATAAGCAGGAGGAGATCCACACATCACCTGCTGTAAAAGAAACCGAGGTCATAATAGTAGAAGCAGAAGATAACAAAGAAGAACCTCCCATCACCTCAACTCCTACACTTCCAGCTCTGAGGAGGTCCAGACGAGAGATTGTGGTTAGAAAATCACCTGCAAAAACCCCAACAAGTCCTGTGAGGAAAACCAGGAGACAGAGCGAGTCCAAGAAGACTTTAAATGCTGCTTCACCTCAGATCAGCCCTGTGAAGATGTCCACACCGAAGACCCGTAGGTCCAGACATGGTGTCTTTGTAGCACAGATGGTGTGTCCGCCAGATGCAAATGAAAGTCCAATCAG aattAGACTAAGTAGAATTCAAAAAACGGTTCCGGCATCTAAGACTGAAAGTGGAAACGACTTAACCACTTCTTCAAATAAA ATACTAAATGAGTCCAAGAAAAGACAGCAAGCAAAGAAATTGGTGGAGAAAGCTAAAATGATTCAGCAAAGcaagaaaaccacagagaaggAAATATTGAGGCGATCATCTCGAAATAAAACCTCCGTCAAGAAGACCTACTGTGAAGACGAG GATTCTGTTGTCTGCATCGAAGATTTGACCAATACTTCCCAGAGTGCACCAGGAAAGACTAAAACCCAGAAGGCCTTGCGTAGCCTTAATGAAGTTCTTGGCAAAGCCGCACCATCTGGCAAAGCTACCCCAG GCTCTAAAGTCACCTCGTTTGGCCAAGACAAGCCGGCCCGGAAGGCGTCGGCAGTGATTTCCATCTTTGATGAGAGCAGTCGTGAAGGATCTGACAACTCTCAGGACGACGAGCAGTTCAGGGCGCGCAGGGAGTTCTTAAAGAGCGGTCTGCCAGAGTCTTTTAGGAAACAGATAGCAAAGACTGCTGCCACCAAGGAGGCCTACTctgcctcctcttcatcctttCAGCCGGTCTCACACACAACACAATCACCTATCG ATTGTTCTCTGTGGAATCTGCCATGGCCTGAATCCTCACTATTGGGTCATTTAAAGGACGTTTGGAGCCACAAACCAAACCCACTTCTGTCTATTAGTGGATCTCTGTGTGTAAAGACAGAACCAGCCTGTAGAAATGCTTATGAAAAG gcGTCGGTCTGGAGACCTGAAATCTCTGAAAGTGATCGTCAGCTTCTGATGACGGAGTTCTGCTCCAAAAACCCTCACTTTCCGGCGCAGACGGTTTTCACTCGCCTCCAAAAACGACGAGCCGACCATCAGCTGCAGTTAGCAGCTTCAG AGCCAGAAACTGTTGCCATCGAAGACTCCTGTGTTTTGCTGTGTGATGAAGCTGttggaggaaagaggaagaggaaagaagaTGAGAGGGAGGATAATGTGAAGGTGGCTAAGAAACTGAAGTCCAACCATTCAGAGGACGTCTCCCCAGCTGAGCAGAAGCCTCCTAGAAGGGGAGGCCGAAACAGACGAGGTCAGAGATCCAGaatgaaggaggaagaggacgagaTGAAGGAGAAAACTAATCCTAAACTGACCTCAGCTCCCATCCCCTCTGAAGAGGATTCTGTTGTAGTGGACGACTTAACTTTGGAAGCAGACTCTAAAAGCAAAG AATCAGTGCAGGAGGAATTGCTGTGGACTGATAAATACCAGCCACAACTCTCTGCTGACATCATAGACAACACCGCAGCAGTGAAGAGGCTTTACAG TTGGCTTAAAGATTGGAAACTTCGTGCCGACAGAGATGAGAGAAAAAATCAAAAGgataagaaaacagaagaggGCAGCTATG ATTCAGAATGGGACTGTGGAGACGAGGACTGCCAGGATGCAGAGGACACTCTATGTAACACGCTGCTCATCACTGGACCCACTGGAGTTGGAAAAACTGCTGCGGTTTACGCTTGCGCCCAAGAGCTGGGCTTCAAG GTGTTTGAAGTGAACGCTTCATCTCAGCGAAGCGGCCGTCTAATTCTGTCCCAGCTGAAGGAGGCGACTCAGTCCCACCAGGTGGACAATCAGGGGGTCAATGCCCACAAACCCGCCTACTTCAACAGCTACGGACTGAGCAGCAGCACCGGCTCTGTTAGGCCTGGTTCTTCTCCAA GAAAGGTTAGCTCTCCTCGCAAGGTGGTTTCATCTCCGAGGAAAAATCCTCAGTCACCAAGAGGAGCTAAAAAAGGATGCCTGGCTCCAACTTCTTTAGCCAAGTTCTTTAAAATGGGGCAACCAGCCAACAAAGAGCCACAAAAACCTGAACACACTG CGCCTTCCAAGAAAGTGATAAAAGCCAATGAGAGTAGTGATAAAACCAAATCTCCGGCCACCAGCAGCCCTAAGCAGAAGAGCAGTGAGGAACAGAGCAAGAAGACAGCCACATCGCTCATCCTGTTTGAAGAAGTTGATGTTATTTTTGATGATGACTCAGGATTTCTTGCTGCTATCAAGACGTTCATGAGCACTACCAAGAGGCCAGTCATCCTCACCACCAGCG ATCCAGCTTTCAGTGCGATGTTTGACGGAAGCTTTGAAGAGATTCAGTTTAAAACCCCTTCAGTG gtGAATGTGGGCAGCTACCTGCAGCTCCTTTGTTTAGCTGAGGACACGAGGACTCATCTGTCAGACATCAGCTCTCTGCTGAAGCTCAATGGCTGTGACGTCAGGCAGAGCTTACTGCAGCTTCAGTTCTGGGCCCGGAGCGCAGGGCGGCGTCCGTCAATGAGGCCGCTGGCTCAAACTGGCCGAAATG AAATCGAACTGAAACCAGAAGCAGCTGCTAAATCTGTGACCGTCACATCCAGCCCCCGTCCCTGTGAGGCCGGCTGCACTGAGAGCAAGCTGGGCCTGCTGAATATTGAGCCTGACGGAGACATCTGGGAGCTGCTCAAG AGCCAGAGTTTGATGAAGACGGCAGTTGGCTTGGAGCTTCTTGCAGGCAGCCGGCGGCGAGGAGTTGATCTGCTTTATTCCAACATGGAGAAACTCTTACCTCTACCTCTGACACAGCTACCTACCTCTAAGCTCTATAAACCTAAACACTGTCTTCCTGAATCACAAGACCTTCGATCTGTGAGTCCAAAGCAGCAGCTATCATCTTCATCCCTGCAGTCGGACACGCTGCCTCCCGGTGTCGGCTTATTGCTCGCTGCAGAGTCAGCTGATTTGTCAGACAGCTGCAGCCCAGTCAAAGTGTccagcagaatgaagaagaatAAGAAACAACACCACCTGCCCACCAGAGACGGGTTGAACTCTGATTCAGACTCAGAAGATGGATTTCCGTCTCTCTCCAAGAGGCAGAATGATCCTCACACAGAAAAAATCAAAGAGAGAGTTGTTTCTAAAAGGGTGAAACGGAAGCCGCTGACTGCAGAGgagcaaataaaaactgttccAGTCTCTCAGTGTCTTCAATCTGTAGTCGACTTCTGGGATAGCATGTCCTATATGGACTCATACCTTTGTTTTCACCCTGATGGGCTGAACAGTTACAGAAGATCATCGTTTAGTGCCGTCATTAAAGACGGAATGACTGATGAGTCGAGAGTTGAAAACGGGAGAGAAAGCTGGACCACAGGAAGTTGTGTTGTAGAGATCCAGGCTGCTGTGGAGGCTCTGAGCTTCCACAAGTGTCAGGCCTCAGTAGCTGATGCCTGGGATAAAGTGCAGCAGCTAGAGGGAGATCTGAGGAAAGAGGCTGCAGAGGAGCTCACTCTTCCAGTGGCTTCGCATCGAGAAGATTACAGCTTCACTCAGGATGGACTCAGCCATCCACA GTTAGTGCTGCAGAGAACAGAAGTGATGGAAAATCTGTTCGATAAAGTCTTTGGCACTCTTGGCAACAGACAAGCAGCTGCTTTGGATTATTTGCCCACCATCCGCACCATCTGCAGGTCAGAGCAGCTGAAGGAGCAAGGAAAAGTTAAGAGAAG GTTTCTTCACTATCTTGATGCAATCCACTTGGGTCTCGAGAAAAGCACACAACAGTTTCTTGCTGAAGACTTCCCCTAA